The following are encoded in a window of Pseudalgibacter alginicilyticus genomic DNA:
- a CDS encoding DUF1853 family protein, with the protein MLQKRYEGFLKTPYLWKHNAIFGLQQFEINSKFNRINREIDEKLRLGKYVERLVTFELGQHHNVSIIAENIQIQNNKTTLGELDCLLFKDGKPIHLEIVYKFYLYDNTCGFFELEHFIGPNRKDSLIEKLGKLKEKQLPLLYNPFTENYLTQLKLTPKDIKQEVYFKAQLFIPYTLKNLKLKMLNSKCIMGFYINPNELNEFKNCTFYIPDKKDWLTLPHLLVNWLDFETFKNNANNYLERNFSPLFWVKYKNNTLTKMFLVWW; encoded by the coding sequence ATGCTACAAAAGAGGTACGAAGGCTTTTTGAAAACACCTTACTTATGGAAACATAATGCTATTTTTGGTTTGCAACAATTTGAAATAAATTCAAAATTCAATAGAATTAATAGAGAAATTGATGAAAAACTTCGACTTGGAAAATATGTAGAACGCTTAGTTACTTTTGAGCTTGGACAGCACCATAACGTTTCTATAATTGCTGAAAACATTCAAATTCAGAATAACAAAACAACACTTGGCGAACTGGATTGCCTACTGTTTAAAGATGGCAAGCCTATTCATTTAGAAATTGTTTATAAATTTTATCTATATGACAACACTTGTGGCTTTTTTGAATTAGAACATTTTATTGGACCTAACCGAAAAGATTCACTGATAGAAAAACTTGGTAAATTAAAAGAAAAACAACTTCCTCTTTTATATAATCCCTTTACAGAAAACTACTTAACTCAATTAAAGTTAACGCCAAAAGACATTAAACAGGAAGTCTATTTTAAAGCACAATTATTTATTCCCTATACTCTTAAAAACTTAAAACTAAAAATGTTAAATTCAAAATGTATTATGGGTTTTTACATTAATCCAAATGAACTCAATGAATTTAAAAATTGTACATTTTACATTCCTGATAAAAAAGATTGGTTAACACTTCCTCACCTTTTAGTAAATTGGTTAGATTTTGAAACTTTTAAAAATAATGCAAATAATTATCTTGAACGTAACTTTTCTCCTTTGTTTTGGGTAAAATATAAAAATAATACCTTAACCAAAATGTTCTTAGTTTGGTGGTAG
- a CDS encoding metallophosphoesterase family protein, with product MFSSKKRLDNAYKSAKIIDFDDNSKFIFFSDCHRGDNSFADDFANNRNIYFHALKHYYAEGFQYCEIGDGDELWENLSFQPIFEAHKNVYMLLKEFHKKNSLHMIWGNHDMVYRDPNYVKKHLYTYFDKILSIDVDLFPGIEYHEGIILKHTKTKQQLFLTHGHQADWWNFLFWKWSRFMVRVLWKPLNVMGIADPTSPAKNYSELIRIERRTKKWIIENNNLVTIVGHTHRPRFPEPGDIAYFNDGSCVHPRSITGIEIENGEISLIKWYIDTNDDGVLQIVRMLLEGPKKLIDYKTNP from the coding sequence ATGTTTTCATCCAAAAAAAGATTAGACAACGCCTATAAATCTGCCAAAATCATTGATTTTGACGACAATAGTAAATTTATATTTTTTAGTGATTGTCACCGTGGCGATAATAGTTTTGCTGACGATTTTGCTAATAATCGCAACATTTATTTTCACGCATTAAAACATTATTATGCTGAAGGCTTTCAATATTGTGAAATTGGTGACGGTGATGAACTTTGGGAAAACCTAAGTTTTCAACCTATTTTTGAAGCTCATAAAAATGTATATATGCTTCTTAAGGAATTCCATAAGAAAAACAGTTTACACATGATATGGGGAAATCATGATATGGTTTATAGAGACCCTAATTATGTAAAAAAACATCTTTATACTTATTTTGACAAAATATTAAGTATTGATGTAGACTTATTCCCTGGCATTGAATATCATGAAGGCATTATTTTAAAACATACAAAAACAAAACAACAATTATTTTTAACACATGGACATCAAGCTGATTGGTGGAATTTTTTATTTTGGAAATGGAGTCGATTTATGGTACGCGTACTATGGAAACCATTAAATGTTATGGGCATTGCAGACCCAACAAGCCCTGCAAAAAATTATAGCGAACTTATAAGAATTGAACGTAGAACTAAAAAATGGATTATTGAAAACAACAATTTAGTAACTATCGTAGGGCATACCCATCGCCCTCGTTTTCCAGAACCTGGTGACATAGCTTATTTTAATGATGGCAGCTGTGTTCACCCAAGAAGTATTACAGGCATTGAAATTGAAAATGGTGAAATTTCACTTATAAAATGGTATATTGACACAAATGATGATGGCGTATTACAAATTGTTAGGATGCTACTTGAAGGCCCAAAAAAACTGATAGATTATAAGACAAACCCATAA
- a CDS encoding acyl-CoA dehydrogenase family protein: MQPDLFESPDYYQLDELLSDEHKLIRKTTREWVKRNISPIIETYAQKAEFPKQTIKGLAEIGAFGPYIPLEYGGAGLDQISYGLIMQEIERGDSGIRSTASVQSSLVMYPIWKYGNEEQRQKYLPKLASGEYIGCFGLTEPNHGSNPSEMKSNFNDKGDHYLLNGSKMWISNAPFAQVAIVWAKNENGRIHGLIVERGMKGFTTPETSNKWSLRASATGELIFDNVKVPKENLLPNKSGLGAALSCLDSARYGIAWGAIGAAMDCYDTALRYSKERIQFGKPIGQFQLQQKKLAEMITEITKAQLLTWRLGVLRDNDKASSAQISMAKRNNVNMAINIAREARQLLGAMGITGEYSIMRHSMNLESVITYEGTHDIHLLITGMDITGLNAFK, translated from the coding sequence ATGCAACCAGACTTATTTGAATCTCCAGACTACTATCAATTAGACGAACTACTTTCTGACGAACATAAATTAATTCGTAAAACTACTCGGGAATGGGTAAAACGCAACATATCTCCAATAATAGAAACTTATGCACAAAAAGCTGAGTTTCCTAAACAAACAATTAAAGGCTTGGCAGAAATAGGTGCTTTTGGCCCTTATATTCCCTTAGAATATGGTGGTGCTGGATTGGATCAAATTTCCTATGGTTTAATCATGCAAGAAATTGAACGTGGTGATTCAGGTATAAGAAGTACCGCCTCCGTACAATCCTCATTAGTTATGTACCCAATTTGGAAGTATGGTAACGAAGAACAACGACAAAAATACTTGCCCAAATTAGCAAGCGGCGAATATATTGGATGTTTCGGCTTAACAGAACCCAACCACGGCAGTAATCCAAGTGAGATGAAATCTAATTTTAATGATAAAGGCGACCATTATTTACTAAATGGCTCAAAAATGTGGATAAGTAACGCACCTTTTGCACAAGTTGCTATTGTTTGGGCTAAAAATGAAAATGGACGTATTCACGGACTAATTGTAGAACGCGGCATGAAAGGATTTACAACGCCAGAAACTTCAAATAAATGGTCGCTTCGAGCCTCTGCCACTGGTGAACTAATTTTTGACAATGTTAAAGTTCCAAAAGAAAACTTACTACCAAATAAATCAGGATTGGGAGCAGCACTTAGCTGTTTAGACTCTGCACGATATGGTATTGCCTGGGGAGCTATTGGAGCTGCCATGGATTGCTATGATACTGCACTTAGGTACAGCAAAGAGCGTATACAATTTGGAAAACCCATAGGTCAGTTTCAACTACAACAAAAAAAATTAGCAGAAATGATAACAGAAATTACCAAAGCACAACTTTTAACATGGAGATTGGGTGTTTTGCGAGATAATGACAAAGCAAGCTCTGCTCAAATTTCTATGGCAAAACGAAACAATGTTAACATGGCAATAAACATTGCCAGAGAAGCTCGACAGCTCTTAGGTGCTATGGGTATTACTGGAGAATATTCTATTATGCGCCATTCTATGAACTTAGAAAGCGTCATTACATACGAAGGCACACATGACATTCACTTACTTATTACCGGTATGGATATTACAGGATTAAATGCTTTTAAGTAA
- a CDS encoding tRNA1(Val) (adenine(37)-N6)-methyltransferase — protein sequence MSNKPFSFKQFTVLQDQCAMKIGTDSVLLGAWTPLAGNPFSILDIGAGTGVLSLMLAQRSRAEVIDALEIDDLTYEQCVHNFEQSPWGDRLFCYHASLEEFVDEIEDDYDLIVCNPPFYSENYKTDDSQRDLARFQDAMPFEHLLESVSILLNPEGVFALIIPFNEEEKFISLASDFLLIPNKILRVKGRPESETKRSLIEFSFHDTPIKIEELVIETERHQYTQDYIALTKDFYLKM from the coding sequence ATGTCAAACAAACCTTTTTCCTTTAAACAATTTACAGTTCTCCAAGACCAATGTGCCATGAAGATTGGCACAGATAGTGTACTATTAGGCGCTTGGACACCATTAGCAGGCAATCCGTTTTCTATTTTAGACATAGGGGCTGGCACAGGGGTTTTATCTCTTATGTTAGCTCAGCGAAGCCGTGCAGAGGTAATTGATGCTCTTGAAATTGACGACTTGACCTATGAGCAGTGTGTTCATAACTTTGAACAATCCCCTTGGGGAGATCGGCTTTTTTGTTACCACGCCTCACTTGAAGAGTTTGTTGACGAAATTGAAGATGACTACGATTTAATTGTTTGCAATCCCCCTTTTTACAGCGAAAATTATAAAACAGATGACTCACAACGAGATTTAGCCAGATTTCAAGATGCAATGCCTTTTGAACATTTACTTGAAAGTGTTTCAATATTACTAAATCCAGAAGGGGTATTTGCCTTAATCATCCCTTTTAATGAAGAAGAAAAATTCATTTCATTAGCATCAGATTTTCTTTTAATCCCAAATAAAATACTTAGAGTTAAAGGTCGCCCTGAATCAGAAACTAAACGAAGTTTAATTGAATTTTCTTTTCATGACACACCAATAAAAATTGAAGAGCTTGTTATAGAAACCGAAAGACATCAATACACACAAGACTACATAGCACTTACCAAGGATTTTTACTTAAAAATGTAA
- a CDS encoding PA2169 family four-helix-bundle protein codes for MDYSKNILVKMNDLLIMNYESVKIYTETQKHLTHDGLKAFFKKRAMARQKFIVDLSLELKKLGGEPQYSQKLSYNFYRTWIRLRDLFAEENENDLLSEISDLKAQDLEKYNELLREINLPLSVCKLLVKQTDDIQSALNTIKRHNLQVA; via the coding sequence ATGGACTATTCGAAAAATATATTAGTTAAAATGAATGATTTACTAATCATGAACTATGAATCGGTAAAAATATATACTGAAACTCAAAAACACCTGACTCATGATGGCTTAAAAGCTTTTTTTAAGAAGAGAGCCATGGCAAGGCAAAAGTTTATTGTTGATTTAAGTTTGGAGCTTAAAAAGTTAGGAGGCGAGCCCCAGTACTCGCAAAAGTTAAGTTATAATTTTTATAGGACGTGGATACGACTTAGAGATTTATTTGCTGAAGAAAACGAAAACGATTTGTTAAGCGAAATTTCAGACTTGAAAGCACAGGATTTAGAAAAGTATAATGAGTTGTTACGGGAAATTAATTTACCATTATCAGTGTGTAAATTATTGGTTAAACAAACTGATGATATTCAAAGTGCATTGAATACTATTAAAAGACATAATTTACAGGTAGCGTAA
- the rimM gene encoding ribosome maturation factor RimM (Essential for efficient processing of 16S rRNA), whose protein sequence is MKKKDCFYLGKIVKKYSFKGELLIKLDTDQPELYEDLDAMFIDVKNTLIPFFIESSQLHKSDLLRVQFEDVYSEADADALLKSEVFLPLEFLPKLEGNKFYFHEVIGFSIQDTNFGKVGVIKGVNDSTAQALFEIDRDGIEILIPMNDEFIEKVDRKNKTILVKTPEGLIDLYL, encoded by the coding sequence ATGAAAAAAAAAGATTGTTTTTACTTAGGTAAAATAGTAAAAAAATACAGTTTTAAAGGCGAACTTTTAATCAAGTTGGACACAGACCAACCAGAACTTTATGAAGATTTGGATGCTATGTTTATTGATGTTAAAAACACCTTAATTCCTTTTTTTATTGAAAGCTCACAATTACATAAATCAGACTTGCTTCGCGTTCAATTTGAAGATGTTTACTCTGAAGCTGATGCCGATGCCTTACTTAAAAGCGAGGTGTTTCTACCTTTAGAATTTCTCCCTAAATTGGAAGGTAATAAATTTTATTTCCACGAAGTTATTGGATTTAGTATCCAAGACACAAACTTTGGAAAAGTTGGAGTTATTAAAGGTGTAAATGATTCTACGGCTCAGGCGCTTTTTGAAATAGATAGAGATGGTATTGAAATTTTAATTCCTATGAACGACGAATTCATTGAAAAGGTAGACAGAAAAAACAAAACCATCTTGGTTAAAACTCCTGAAGGATTAATTGACTTATATCTTTAA
- a CDS encoding 30S ribosomal protein S16 yields the protein MPVKIRLQRHGKKGKPYYWIVAADARSKRDGKYLEKLGAYNPNTNPATIELNLDGAVKWLQNGAQPTDTAKAILSYKGALLKNHLAGGVRKGALTEEQAEAKFTAWLEEKAGKIGAKSEGLAKAEAEAKAKALEAEKAANEARIAAATPVAEEVTEDAPEAVTEEAPEVKEEE from the coding sequence ATGCCAGTAAAAATTAGATTACAAAGACACGGTAAAAAAGGAAAACCTTACTACTGGATCGTAGCAGCTGATGCACGTTCAAAAAGAGACGGTAAATACTTAGAAAAATTAGGTGCTTACAATCCAAACACAAACCCAGCAACTATTGAATTAAACCTTGATGGTGCTGTAAAATGGCTACAGAATGGTGCACAACCTACTGACACAGCTAAAGCAATTTTATCTTACAAAGGTGCTTTATTAAAAAATCACCTTGCTGGTGGTGTTAGAAAAGGTGCTTTAACAGAAGAGCAAGCTGAAGCTAAATTTACAGCTTGGTTAGAAGAAAAAGCTGGAAAAATTGGTGCAAAATCAGAAGGATTAGCAAAAGCTGAAGCTGAAGCAAAAGCAAAAGCATTAGAAGCAGAAAAAGCCGCTAATGAAGCTCGTATTGCTGCCGCTACTCCTGTTGCAGAAGAGGTTACTGAAGATGCTCCAGAAGCAGTAACTGAAGAAGCTCCAGAAGTAAAAGAAGAAGAATAA
- a CDS encoding lactonase family protein: MKTNYLILLLSIVFSFNCKAQELPLYVGTYTNGDSEGIYKFSFNTETGILSNKKLAIKTQNPSFITFSPNKKYIYAAGEGEISSVTAFKIIPNGNLELINIESSNGKGPCHISLNESGNKAVVSNYHGGTFSIYPINKDGSIQKASQVFNHNTKNEEAHAHSAQFYKDDLFVSDLGRNAVFQYKLKNNQYQLKRPAIVEMTGNPGPRHFALSKNSKFIYIINELESTITSVKRTKKGFKKIDEDSTLDKNYTKKNACADIHLSKDERFVYGSNRGENSIAVFKRNKKTGTLDKIQNIAVHGDWPRNFTLDPTGKFILVANRRSENISVFKIDSNTGRLSFLNTTDVPTPSCLLF, encoded by the coding sequence ATGAAAACAAATTATCTTATTTTACTGCTATCTATAGTATTTTCTTTTAATTGTAAAGCACAAGAACTTCCTTTATATGTTGGCACATATACAAACGGAGATAGTGAAGGTATTTATAAATTCTCCTTTAACACAGAAACCGGCATATTAAGCAACAAAAAATTAGCTATAAAGACTCAAAACCCTTCTTTTATTACTTTTTCACCTAATAAAAAATATATTTATGCTGCTGGAGAAGGAGAAATAAGTTCTGTAACTGCCTTTAAAATAATACCAAATGGAAATTTAGAATTAATTAATATTGAAAGCAGTAACGGAAAAGGCCCTTGCCATATTTCTCTTAACGAATCTGGAAACAAAGCCGTAGTATCTAATTACCACGGCGGAACATTTTCTATTTACCCAATTAATAAAGATGGTAGCATTCAAAAAGCTTCTCAAGTTTTTAATCATAATACTAAAAACGAAGAAGCTCATGCTCACTCGGCTCAGTTTTATAAGGACGATTTATTTGTATCTGATTTAGGCAGAAATGCTGTGTTTCAATACAAATTGAAAAATAATCAATATCAATTAAAACGACCTGCTATTGTGGAAATGACCGGGAATCCTGGCCCTAGACATTTTGCTTTAAGTAAAAACAGCAAATTCATCTACATTATAAATGAACTTGAAAGCACAATTACTTCTGTTAAAAGAACAAAAAAAGGCTTTAAAAAAATAGATGAAGACTCTACTTTAGATAAAAATTATACAAAAAAAAATGCCTGTGCTGATATCCATTTATCAAAAGATGAACGTTTTGTTTATGGGTCTAATCGAGGAGAAAACTCCATTGCTGTTTTTAAAAGAAATAAAAAAACAGGTACATTAGACAAAATTCAAAACATCGCTGTTCATGGTGATTGGCCTAGAAACTTTACTTTAGACCCAACAGGTAAATTTATTTTGGTAGCCAACCGAAGAAGTGAAAATATTTCCGTTTTCAAGATAGATTCAAACACCGGCAGATTATCCTTTTTAAATACCACAGATGTCCCAACACCATCTTGTCTTCTATTCTGA